The proteins below are encoded in one region of Aquisphaera giovannonii:
- a CDS encoding phosphatidate cytidylyltransferase: protein MLGTRVLSGLSLIAVVLGVLFLDEWAAPWFPLWFLASVGAMTAASLEMVALLRGAGLRPSVNTILGGVIALTVSNWMPHLAHSVGSTREIETSVYNAAGPLVYLSWPFLSFVGIFMVAFLVQGIQFVKPGRTMAALAATVLAIAYIGLLGSFMVQLRWLDGPYHGVIPLLFLVATAKGADTGAYTVGRLAGRHKLWPSLSPNKTVEGAIGGLAFAVAATLIVAAVARHLLDVPTLDVVPAIAFGLIVGSVAQLGDLMESMIKRDGERKDASSAVPGFGGVLDVLDSLLFAGPVAYILWIVWGT, encoded by the coding sequence ATGCTTGGAACCCGGGTCCTCAGCGGACTGAGCCTGATCGCCGTCGTCCTCGGGGTCCTGTTCCTCGACGAGTGGGCCGCCCCATGGTTTCCGCTCTGGTTCCTGGCCTCGGTCGGGGCCATGACGGCCGCGAGCCTGGAGATGGTGGCCCTCCTCAGGGGCGCCGGCCTGCGACCGTCGGTCAACACGATCCTCGGCGGCGTCATCGCGTTGACCGTGTCCAACTGGATGCCGCACCTCGCGCACAGCGTCGGGAGCACGCGGGAGATCGAGACCTCGGTCTACAACGCGGCCGGGCCGCTCGTCTACCTCTCCTGGCCGTTCCTGAGCTTCGTCGGCATCTTCATGGTGGCCTTCCTGGTCCAGGGCATCCAGTTCGTCAAGCCGGGACGGACGATGGCCGCCCTGGCCGCGACCGTGCTCGCCATCGCCTACATCGGCCTGCTGGGGAGTTTCATGGTCCAGCTCCGGTGGCTGGACGGGCCCTACCACGGCGTGATCCCCCTGCTCTTCCTCGTCGCGACCGCCAAGGGCGCGGACACGGGCGCCTACACCGTGGGGCGGCTGGCCGGCCGGCACAAGCTCTGGCCCAGCCTCAGCCCGAACAAGACCGTCGAGGGGGCGATCGGCGGCCTGGCCTTCGCCGTCGCGGCGACCCTGATCGTCGCCGCCGTGGCCCGCCATTTGCTCGACGTACCGACGTTGGATGTCGTCCCCGCGATCGCCTTCGGCCTCATCGTGGGCTCCGTCGCCCAGCTCGGCGACCTCATGGAGTCCATGATCAAGCGTGACGGCGAGCGGAAGGACGCCTCCTCCGCGGTCCCCGGCTTCGGGGGCGTCCTGGACGTGCTCGATTCGCTGCTTTTCGCGGGGCCGGTGGCGTACATCCTCTGGATCGTCTGGGGGACGTGA
- a CDS encoding isoprenyl transferase translates to MQSDPEPSITEEGLARLGAWGLKPGQLPRHVAIIMDGNGRWAQRRGLPRVIGHRQGIRSVRAVVEEGCRLGLEQLTLYCLSVENWKRPPRELKFLLRLFRHFLVVERAELMEQKVRLRMIGRRDGLPPDVLEEFDRTAEMTAENNGMILCLAVNYGGRTEIADAARQLARDARDGKIDPDRIDERLFASYLGTVGMGDPDLLIRTAGEMRVSNFLLWQISYTELWVTQTLWPDFRDDDLLEACAAYAGRERKFGGLPAGSLASTPGNG, encoded by the coding sequence ATGCAGTCAGATCCCGAGCCGTCGATCACCGAGGAAGGGCTGGCACGCCTGGGCGCCTGGGGCCTCAAGCCGGGGCAACTGCCGCGGCACGTCGCCATCATCATGGACGGCAACGGGCGATGGGCGCAGCGGCGGGGCCTGCCCCGGGTCATCGGCCATCGCCAGGGCATCCGGAGCGTCCGCGCCGTCGTCGAGGAAGGCTGCCGCCTCGGCCTCGAGCAGCTCACCCTCTACTGCCTCTCGGTGGAGAATTGGAAGCGCCCGCCGCGGGAGCTGAAGTTCCTGCTGCGACTGTTCCGCCACTTCCTCGTCGTGGAGCGGGCGGAGCTGATGGAGCAGAAGGTGCGGCTGCGGATGATCGGCCGCCGGGACGGCCTGCCGCCGGACGTCCTGGAGGAATTCGACCGCACGGCCGAGATGACCGCCGAGAACAACGGCATGATTCTCTGCCTGGCCGTCAACTACGGCGGCCGGACCGAGATCGCCGACGCGGCGAGGCAGCTCGCGAGGGACGCGCGCGACGGGAAGATCGACCCGGACCGCATCGACGAGCGCCTCTTCGCCTCCTACCTGGGGACCGTGGGCATGGGCGATCCCGACCTGCTGATCCGGACGGCCGGCGAGATGCGGGTGAGCAACTTCCTGCTCTGGCAGATCTCCTACACCGAGCTCTGGGTGACCCAGACCCTCTGGCCGGACTTCCGCGACGACGACCTGCTTGAGGCCTGCGCCGCGTACGCCGGCCGGGAGCGCAAGTTCGGCGGCCTCCCGGCCGGGTCCCTGGCGAGCACGCCCGGCAACGGTTAG